TTCTTTGCAGAGGGTGGTGTAGGGCAGCTCGAGGGCAAAAGCCTCGCTCAACAAGGGCCCCAGGTCGAGATCGGGGTGACCAAAAAGCAGGATTTCTTCCTCGTCTTCCTCGATGGCCTCGAGGTGCGTCAAGCCGGGCTGGTAGCGCAGCATGTACTGAAAATGGGCGCGTACCGGGGTGGGGGTGGGGGTCAGGCAGCGGCGACACTCCAGAACAGCATAGCCCGCAATCTCGCCCGATAGCCAGAACTCCTGCCCGCCTTCACCCTCCACCCGGGTCACCCCGACCTTCCATCTGGCCGGGCCCTCGAGGGCAATGTGCTCACTTTCCAGGTCAATGGTATTCAGGATCTCGCCGGAGGCCAGCGTGCTACCCCCCTCCCGCATCAGGCGGGACAGGTTGATGCTTTGAATGTGTATTTCTTTCATCTTCTTCAAGGCTACGCTTGTGGCGTAACTCTTTACTCTAGCGCCGAAAAGGCTTGGGGTCAATGGTTATGATTTCGTGGCAGATAGCTGATAGACAAAAGCCAAGCGCCAAAAGCTATAAGCGAGACAAATTCACGGTACTTGACCCTTGTCCCCTGGATCTGGACGGCCTCTGGCCCACCCCCAACGGTAGACTGGGGGCGTATGAAGCAGATTGGTATTGTGGGGGTTCCGATGGACTTGGGTCAGGGGCGGCGTGGGGTGGACATGGGGCCCAGCGCCATTCGCTACGGGCGCTTGCAGGAGGTGCTCGAGGGCCTGGGCCACCGGGTTCACGATTATGGCGACATGAAGGTGCCGGTGGTCGAGAGTTTGCGCCATCAGCCAAAGGAACAGGGGGGGATGGGCTACCTCGAGGCCATCCGGGCAGTCTGCCTGGATACCAGCCAGGCCCTGGGCCAGATGCCCGCCGAGGTGTTTCCCATCGTGCTGGGCGGCGACCACTCCATCGCCATGGGTTCGGTCACGGGGGCCAGCCGGGGGGAGCGCATTGGGGTGATCTGGGTGGATGCCCACGCCGATTTCAACACCCCCGAAACCAGCCCCAGCGGCAACATTCACGGGATGCCCCTGGCCCACCTGTGCGGTCTGGGCGACCCCCGCCTGGTGAACCTGGGCTACCCTGGGGCCAAGGTACGGCCCGAGGATGTGGTGCTGATCGGGATTCGTAGCCTGGATGCGGGGGAGGTCAGGCTGCTGCGCGAGCGGGGGGTCACGGTATTCACCATGAAGGAAGTGGATGTGAGGGGCATTCCGGCCATCGCCCAGGCGGTGGTGGAAAAGTTTCGCGGTTTTGCCAAGGTGCATGTCTCCCTCGATGCCGACGTGCTGGACCCCGAAATTGCGCCGGGGGTCGGTACGCCGGTGGCCGGGGGCCTGACCTACCGCGAGGCCCACCTGCTGATGGAACTGCTGGCCGACGCCAGCATCGTCACCAGCCTGGATCTGGTGGAGGTGAACCCCATCCTGGACATTGCCAACCGCACCGCCCGGATGATGGTCGAGCTCGCCAGCAGCCTGCTGGGCAAGAAGATTTATTGATGGTGCGGTATTCCCGGGCCTGATACAATCCCCCCGTGTGGGTGATTCCAGCCGTAGATATCCAGTCCGGACGGGCGGTGCGCCTGTTGGAAGGCGACCCCAACCAGGAAACCGTCTATTACGAAAACCCGGTGGAGGCCGCTCTGCACTGGCAAAGGCAGGGCGCCCGGATGCTGCACCTGGTAGACCTCGATGCCGCTACAGGCCGGGGGGAAAACCGGGCGGTGCTGCGTGAGATTGCGCGATCCATTGCCATCCCGTTTGAGGTGGGGGGTGGGGTTCGCAGTGTGGAGGCGGCCCGGGAGGTGCTGGCCCTGGGGGCCAGCCGGGTAGTGGTGGGCACCGTGGCCGTCAAGGCACCGGAAGTGCTGGGTCGTATGCTAGGGGAGTTTGGGGCCGAGCGGGTGGTGGTGAGCCTGGACGCCAGGGGCCTCGAGGTCGTGGTCTCGGGCTGGGCAGAGGGCACGGCCCTACAGGTGCAGAACCTGAGCCTGCGGATGTGGGACATGGGGGTTCGTACCCTGATTTACACCGATGTACGGCGGGATGGAACCCTGGCCGGGCTCGACCTCGAGGTGGTGCGGAAGGTTCGCGCGGCCTGGCCGGGCTTCCTGATTGCAGGGGGGGGCATTGCCTCGGACGCCGACCTCGAGGGTCTGCAAAACCTGGGGGTGGAGGGGGCCATTACCGGCAAAGCCCTTTACGAGGGCCGGATTGACCTGAAGAAGTGGGTTTGATGCGGACTTTAGGTGTTTGGCCAAATTTCAGCACCACACGAGATGGGGGTGGGTGGTAGTTTTCAACGTCTGCACCCTACTCCCTGCCTCCTACCTCCTGGGGTATGGCAAGTGTTATGGAATGACCTCCCTTATGCCGCCCTTTGAGCCCTGGGGTAAACTTCTGTTATGAAAGTCCTGAATGGGCTGGCTTTCCTGATTGCACTGGTGGTCGCGGCAGCCACCGGGGCTTTGTATGCGCTGGAACCGGGGCTGTTGCTGGGCACACCCTGGGGCCAGGTGCACCTGGCTTTCCTGTTGCTGGGGGCCTTTGGGCTGGGGCTGGCCGTGATGGGATTGTATGTCCTAACCGGCTGGGTGAACGCCCGGGCGGCCCTGAGCAAGCGCAACCGGGAACTGCGCCAGGTTCGGAGTGAACTCGAGGCCCTCAAAAAGCAACACCCCGAGGAAACCCCGGTCATCCCCGACCGGCTGCCCTGAGGGCCCGGCAGGTTTGCCCCCTGTATTGATTTGCTTTTGGTTTTCAGCCTTCGGCCCAAGGTGCTGCCCTGAAGGAGACCCTGGATGATCTGGAAATTCCGTGAATGGCCCCCTATTTCTGAGCTTCGCCCCCTGATACAGCAACTGGACATCTCGCCCCTGGCCGCGGCGGTGCTCTGGAACCGGGGGTTCCGCCGTAAGGAAGACCTCGAGCCCCCCCTGGAACGCCTGCCCCTCGAGGGGCTCGAACAGGCCGCCCGGCGGATTATCGAGGCCCTGGACAAACGCCAGCGCATCCGGGTACACGGCGACTACGACGCCGACGGCCTCACCGGCACGGCGGTTTTGCTGAATGGACTGGGAAAGCTGGGGGCCGATATCCATGCCTTCATTCCCCACCGCCTGGGCGAGGGCTACGGGGTCTTGATGGATCGGGTGCCGGAGCACCTGGAAGCCTGCGATCTCTTTATCACTGTGGACTGTGGCATCACCAACCATGCCGAGCTGAAAGAACTGGTAGAGAATGGGGTCTCGGTACTGGTGACCGACCACCACTCGCCCGGTGCTACCCCACCGCCGGGTCTGATTGTGCACCCGGCCCTCACGCCCCGCCTGAAAGGCCAGGCCCACCCCACCGGCTCAGGTGTGGCCTTCCTGCTGTTGTGGCAGGTCTACGAACTATTGGGCCACGACCCGCCCCTGGAATATGCCGACCTGGCCGCCATCGGCACAGTGGCCGACGTAGCCCCCTTACAGGGCTTCAACCGGGCCCTGGTTCAGGAAGGCCTGCGCCGACTCCGCAGTTCCGCCAACCTGGGCCTAAAGGTGCTGGCCGCCGAGCACTGCCGCGAGTTTAGCGCCAGCGAGATTGCCTTTCGTATAGCGCCCCGCATCAACGCGGCCTCGAGGCTGGGCCAGGCCGAGGTAGCCCTGCAACTTCTCACCACCCAGGACATGCTTCAGGCCCGCCCTTTAGCCGAGCACCTCACCCGGCTCAACCTGCAACGGCAGCGCATCGAAGAACAGATGCTTGAGCGCATCTGGCCCACCATTGACGCCACCCGTCCGGCGCTGGTCATCCACGATGCAGAGGGGCATCCGGGCGTGATGGGCATTGTGGCCAGCCGGGTGCTCGAGCGCTACTACAAACCGGTCTTCATCATCGCCGACGGCAAGGGCTCGGTACGCTCCACACCGGGCATCAGCGCGGTGGGGGCCTTGCGCCACGCTTCGGCACACCTGAAGCGCTTTGGGGGCCATGCGCAGGCGGCGGGTTTTGCAATTGCAGAAGAGGCAATTCCGGCCTTTACATCGGCCATTCAGGAATATGCCGCGCAGTTTCCAGCACCGGTACCGGAAATTGTGCTGGATGGCTGGTTGAATGGGGAAGACCTGGGGGAGCTACAGCGGGCCTTGCAGCTTTTAGAGCCTCTGGGCGAGGGCAACCCCGAGCCGCTCTTTTTCTTGCAGGGCAGGCCGGAGCAGGTGCGGATGCTGAGTGAGGGCAAGCACCTGTCGTTCAGGCTCCAGGGAGTCAAGGTCATCAAGTGGCGCGATAACGGCGAAAATTTGCCGGATGAACTCGACCTGGCCGCCAGTCTGATGCTCAACGAGTGGAACGGTGAACGTACTGTCGAGCTGCGTGCGGCGGCCTATCGCCCAACGCCTAGGCCAGAGGGGACTCGAGGGGCCGGGTGGGCCATACCCGTACCGTTGCGCGAAGCGGTTCACCAGGCGGTCGCCCAGGGAGCCCCGGTATATGTACATGCCGAGGGCGCCGACTGGTTCAAGAGCCGGGGGGCTTCGGTGGTGAACCCCGAGGAAGCCGCCTACTGGTTCAGCTTGCCGAGCGGGCCTGTGTACCCTGAAAAGGTTCAGATTGCCCTCTCGGACAAAGCCCTGGGCAACCTGGAAAAAAACCCCGATCCCCTGGTTCGGGCGCTGGGTAAACGGGTTGCAGCGGCTTACCGGTTGGGCCAGGCTACTCAACTGGGAGAGAGCTTGAGGCTTTACTGGGAAGCGCTGGCCTGCTGTGCCTCCGAGGTGTGTTGAGTGAGGGTTTCTAGCTCCTGTGCCAGGTTTTCACGCGCGGGTGGCTCGAGGTGCGCGAAGGCTTCGGTCTGATAGATGCGCTCACGGGACAGGAACTTTTGCAACACCTGCGCACGGCGCTCCCGGAACAGCGCCTCGGGAACCCAGGCGTACTCCTGCCGGATGGCCCGGGCATACGCCCGGTAGGTTTTGGGTTCGGCCCCCAGAATGGAAAGGTCGGCATCCAGGAACAGAGCGGTGTCGGGGTCGTCTGCCTGATGGTTTTGCGTGGCCAGGATGATGCGCATGACTTTCTGGATGAGCAAGGGTTCTGCTCCCAGGCGCTCCAGGCTTTCCTGGGCTAGCCCTGCACTCTGGGCCTCGTTGTCGGCACGGGTGGGGTCGTAAACGGCATCGTGGAACCAGACCGCGAACTCCAGGTGGGGTTTGGCGGGCAATAGCTGTAGCAGCGTGTCCAGGTGGGCCAGGTTGTGATAGTAGCGCTGCGGCTCGGTGTGGCGGGTGAGCAGGTCGTCCAGCATGGAGAAATGCGCTCCGGGTTCAATCCCCAGCGATTGAAGCAGAGTGTTCCAGCGGCCAATCAGCCGCTTGCGGCCTCCGGGGGGGAGTTTGAAACCCGGCTCCACGGCTACCCCAGCCGCGTCAGGTTTTGCCGGATGCGCTCCAGTTGAGCCATATTCTCGGCCAGCCGCTCCCGCTCGGCCTGCACCACCGCCGGGTCGGCCCGCTCGACAAAGCCAGGGTTGGCCAGTTTTTTCTGTCCCTGTTCGACCTGCTTTTCCAGCTCGGCCAGCCGCTTCTTCTGGCGCTTCAGAAAGCTGCTCAGGTCGCCTTCGGGCTGGAGGTACACGGTAGTGCTGGGGGTCACCAGGGCAATGGCTTTTTCGGGGCTGCCCAGCGAGGCTTCGGCCCGGCCCAGGAAGCGGAACAGGGCCAGGTTTTCCATCACCAGTTGGGCCCCTGGGCCTTCTAGCTGCACCGCTACCTCTTGCTGCGGGGCAATGCCCAACTCGGCCCGCAGGTTGCGGGTGGCGGTGATGGTTTCTTGCAGGGTCTCGAAGGCTTTCTCGGCCTCTGGGTCGCGCTCACCGGCGGTGGGCCAGTCCTGCAGGGCCAGTTGCCGGGGGTCGCCGGTCAGGGTTTCGTACAGCTCCGAGGTGATGAAGGGCATGATGGGGTGCAGCAGCTTGAGCAGCGTCGCCAGGGTGGACTCCAGGGTCTGGCGGGTGGCCTGGTTGCCCTCGCGCAGGGCAGGTTTGGCAGCCTCCAGGTACCAGTCGCAGAACTCACTCCAGACCAGCTCGTACACCAGCCGGGCGGCCCGGCCCAGGTCGAAGGCTTCGTAGGCTTCGGTGATTTCGGCGATACCCCGGTTGAGGCGGGAGGTCATCCAGCGGTCGGCCAGGGTGGGGAGGTGGCTTGTGGCCTGTGGTGCGGGGCTGGTCAAGGCGTTCTCCGGGCTGCGCTGCATTAGCACAAAGCGGGTGGCGTTATAGAGCTTGTTGGCAAAGTTGCGCCCCTGCTCGTAGCGGCGTTCGTCGTGGCGGATGTCCTGGCCGCCGGTGGCCAGGTAGTCCCAGGCGAAGCGGCAGGCGTCGGCCCCGTATTTGTCGATCAGCTCGAGGGGGTCAATGCCGTTGCCCTTGCTCTTGGACATCTTCTGGCCCCTGGCATCCAGGTACAGCCCGTGCAGCACGATGGTATGGAAAGGAGCCCTTCCGGTGAACTGATAGCCCGACATCTGCATCCGGGCCACCCAGAAAAAGATGATGTCGTAGCCGGTCACCAGCACGTCGGTGGGGTAGTACTTGCTCAGGTCTGCGGTCTCATCGGGCCAGCCCAGGGTGGAGAAGGGCCAGAGGGCCGAGCTGAACCAGGTGTCGAACACGTCCGGGTCGCGCCGCAGGTTCAGGTGGGCGTAGCGGGGGTCCTGGTCGCAGTCGAGATCGGGGTTCTCCAGGTCGGGCACATACACGTTGCCCGCCTCGTCGTACCAGGCCGGAATCTGGTGGCCCCACCAGAGCTGCCGGGCCACCGCCCAGTCCTTGATGTTCTCGAGCCAGTCGCGGTTGACCTTCTCCCAGCGCTCGGGCACAAAGCGCATCTCGCCTTTGTCCAGGCCCGCCAGCACTTTTTCGGCCACCGGCTTCATACGCACAAACCACTGCTCCAGCAGCATAGGCTCCACCGGGGCCTTGGTGCGTTCGGAGTAGCCCAGGGCAATGGTGTAGTCCCGGATTTCGCGGAGGTGACCGGCCTCTTCCAGGGCCTGCACCACGGCTTTACGGGCCTGGAAGCGCTCTATTCCCCGGAAGGCTTCGGGCACCAGCTCTCCCGTAAGGCGGCCTTGCAAGTCAATCACGCTGGGCATCTCCAGGCCGTGGCGCTGCCCAATTTCAAAGTCGGTGGGGTCGTGGGCCGGGGTAATTTTCAGCGCCCCGGTGCCGAAGTCGGTCAAGACCGCTTCGTCGGCGATGATGGGAATGTAGCGCTCGGTGAGGGGGATGCGGGCCTTCTGGCCCACGAGGTGCCGGTAGCGCTCGTCGGTGGGGTTCACCGCGATGGCCACATCGGCAAAGATGGTCTCGGGGCGCACGGTGGCAATCTGAACCTCGCCTCCCTGCTCCAGCGGGTAAGCCAGGGTGTAGAGCTTGCCGGGGGTGGGCTCCACGTTGACCTCGAGGTCGCTCACCACGGTCTGGGCCACCGGGTCCCAGTTCACGATGCGCTTCCCCCGGTAGGCCAGGCCCTGGTGGTAGTAGGCCACAAAGCTCCGCCGCACCGCGCGGGAGAGCCCCTCGTCCATGGTAAAGCGCTCGCGGCTCCAGTCGCAGGAGGCCCCGATGCGGCGCAGCTGGTACAGGATGGTGCCGCCGTTTTTCTCCTTGAAGGCCCAGACCCGCTCCAAAAACTGCTCGCGCCCCAGGTCGTGGCGGGAAAGCCCTTCCTGGGCCAGCTCCTTTTCCACCAGCACCTGGGTGGTAATGCCGGCGTGGTCGGTGCCGGGCAGGTACAAAGCCTCGTAGCCCTGCATGCGCTTGAAGCGGATGATGGTGTCGATGATGGTGTTGTCCAGGGCGTGCCCCAGGTGCAGGTTGCCGGTCACGTTGGGCGGGGGAATCACGATGGTAAAGGGGCCTTTGCCCTTGCCGGCATTAAGCTCGGGCTTGAGGGGGTTGCTGGCCCATTCCTGGGCCCAGCGGGGTTCCACCGTTTGGGGGTCGTAGGTTTTGGGCAGTTCTTTGGTTTGGGTCATCTTTGCACCTTGGTACTCAAGTAATAACTCATGTTTTCGTCCTCGAAAGTGGCTTCCTCAAAGGCCACCCCGAACACCAGGGTATCGGCCCTGAAGGTGTGGCTCCAGAAGCCCACGGTGAGTCGGTTGCCCTCGAGGTGCACCGTCCCCACCGAAAGCTCCTTCCATTCGGCCTCGAAGTCTTCGTCCTCGTCTTCGCGCTCGAGGTCGGCCTGGGTGGCCGCTTGCAGGGTGCAGACCTTCCCGACCAGACTGCGCATGGGGTTGTTGGCAGCGTTAAAATAGGTGTGGAACTCCGGGCGAAAGCAGGCGTACTCGATGAAAGCCACCAACAAATACTCCCCCAGCTCCCATTTGCGCTCGAGCAGGGTGAGGGGCTTATCGCGGTCGGGGTCATAGTTCGGTGGGGGGGTGACGATGGGGGCTTCCAGAAGCTCTGCCAGCATCCGCTTGCGTTCGCTTTTGCTGGTTTGATAAGGCGTTGGACTACCCAGCAAGTCGCCCAGGTTTCCGTGCTTGATGCGCGACTTAAGCTCTGCCAGGGCCTCCTCGAGGCTGTCTACCATTCGCATCCTGTCGCCCCGTTGCACGAAATACCAGCCCGGATAGCTCTTGGACTCCTCCGAGGTTATTTCCTTGCCCAGTACTACACGGGTTTGGGGTTTCCGGCTGAACCACAGCAGGGTGGGCATGTAGTGGGGCTCGAGCTGCCATTCCTTGGGAATTTCGTTCATAACGGCTCCTACAGTTCTACAAATTTTGCGGTGGTTTTGCCAGGGATACGGTGCTGCAGCACCCCCATGTTCCAGTCCAGTATTGGGGCGGTCAGGGGGGTGAGCAAGTAGAAAAAGGTCGTGCGCCGATCCTCGCCTTCGCCGGTGACTTTGTGCTCGAAGGCCTCGGACGTACCTTCGAGCGCCTCGGCCCAGAATACACGCCAGTGTTCGCCGTACCGGGAGGTATGGGTCATCTGGATTTCACCCAGAAAATGGAGGTGTTCAAAACGCAATACCGATTCCTCGCAGACTTCGCGCACAGCAGCTTGTAGCGGTGTTTCCCACGATTGAATGCTCCCTTTCGGTACCTGGAAGCCCGGTTCCGGGTCGGCATGGCGAAACACATACAGTTGCTCGCCTTTGGTGATGTGGATCGCTGCCTTTTGCTCCCTCATGTTTCCTCCATTAAAAACACCGTGCAGACCTTGCTGCACGGACGAGGGTTTGCCCCGCGGTACCACCGCGCTTCCGATGGGGCCTTGGGTCGAGGGCTTTGAACTCAGGCTCTGGACACTGGACACCAGACACGCCATCGGCGCTCATATGTGCTGTAACGGGCACCCCCGGCAGGCTCTACGCTCCAAAAAGGGTTTCTTCCTGCATGCTCGCGGGCGACGTTCGGTTTGTGCAGTGCCCGGATGCCCTTTCAGCCGATGGAGCATCCTCTCTGGGGGATGCGAAAAACCTACTCCTCCCGGTCAATGCCTACGCAGTATACCTCAATCCGGGGGTGGTTTGGGATCAGGAACCCAGGGTCAGTTCCAGTATCAGCCAGCCCAAAAACAACAGCGCCGAAACGAGCGAGACAACGTAGCGAACCAAGCCTTTGTCCTTGAGTTCCGTGGGAAGCCGAAGATTCTTGAAGGGGTTCCTGGCGTGGCCGGTCATGGGGGCTCACTCCGTGCTAGTAATACAGGCCCGGGAAGGTCTGGTTACGGCCCGAGCTTTTGGCCTCAGCCTGAAAACGGTCGGCGCGGGCCAGCACCTCCCGGGCAGTGGGCTCGTTGTCGCGGCCTGCGAAGCCCAGGCTGATGGTCACCTTGAGCTCAGGGTGCAGTTGATGCCAGGGGTATTTGAGCACCGCGACCCGCAGCCGCTCGCACACCCCAAAAGCCCGGTCGCCGGTGATACCGCGCAGAATCAGGGCGAACTCCTCCCCGCCGATTCTGCCTGCTACATCCGAGGCCCGCAGGGCTTTGCGCACCAACTGACCTATTCTGCGCAGAATCTCGTCTCCAGTTGCCAGACCGAAGCGCTCGTTAATTTCCCTGAAGCCATCGAGGTCGAAGGTCACTACGGTAAAAGTCTCTCCGCTGGCGAAAACCCGCTCGAGGGCTTTTTCAAAAGCGGCTTGGCTGGGCAGCCCGGTAAGTTTGTCGTCTTCTTCGGCCCTGTAGCCCTCCAGCAGGGGGCTGCGGGCATTGAGGAGGCTCTGGTTGCGCTCTTCGAGCAGGCGCTGGGCTGCCTCGAGGGCCAGCTTGAGGGATTCCAGGCTGCCACTGGAATGCTCAATCTGGGTGCGCATCTGCTCGAGCAGTTGCACCAGTTTCAAATCCTCATCCCGTAGCTTGTCGGTGCTCATCCTGCTGCGGATTATAGAGTTCCTTGGGGAGAGGGCTTGTGCAATTTGACCATCACGCCCTTAGAGGGCGTTTCTTGTGCTTATCCACCGCTTGGTGGATTGACAAATTGTATTTTGCTTCCCCGGTAATGTGACCCTAACCCCGTTCATCAGAGCCTTTCCAGGCATAATCTGTAGGCGGGATGAGTGCACTTACCGAAGTCCTGGTATTGGAAGCCTTAAAAACCGTCAACGACCCCGAGCTTCACAAGGATCTGGTGTCGCTGGGAATGGTCGAAAAAATTGTGGTAGATGGAGCCAGGGTCGCCGTCAAGATTAACCTGACCACCCCAGCCTGTCCGCTCAAGGAGCAGATTGAGGGGGATGTGCGCTCGGCCATCGGCAAGATTGGTGCTGCCGAGATTGAAGTGCACTTTGGCGCCCAGGTGCGGGCCCCACAGAACCTGCCCCTGCCGGGGATCAAGCACATTGTGGCCATCGCCTCGGGCAAGGGAGGGGTGGGCAAGAGCACCGTTGCTGCCAACCTGGCCATTGCCCTGGCCCAGGAGGGCGCCCGCGTGGGTTTGCTGGATGCCGATATCTACGGCCCCAGCCAGGCCCAGATGTTTGGCACCCAGGGCAGCAAGCTGAGGGTGGACGAGCAGAAGCGGATGGTGCCTCTGGAGCGCTATGGCATCAAGCTCATCAGCATTGCCAACATTGTCCCGCCGGGTCAGGCCATGGTCTGGCGCGGCCCCATTTTGCATGGCACCATCAAGCAATTCCTTCAGGAAGTAGCCTGGGGCGATCTCGATTATCTGATTATCGACCTGCCGCCCGGTACGGGGGACGTGCAGCTCTCCTTATCCCAGCTCACCCGGCTCTCCGGGGGGCTGATCGTTACCACCCCGCAGGACGTGGCGCGGATTGATGCCGAGCGGGCGGTGGACATGTTCAAGCGGGTGCAGGTGAATATCCTGGGCGTGATTGAAAACATGTCCTACTTTGAGCAAAACGGCCAGAGAACCTACATCTTTGGACAGGGCGGGGGCCGTAAGATGGCCGAGCAGTACAAGGCCGCCTTCCTGGGCGAGATTCCCATTGCGCTCTCGGTGCGCGAGGGGGGGGACAGCGGCGTGCCGGTGGTGGTTGGCGCCCCACAGTCACCCGAAGCCGAAGCCTTCCGCCAGGCGGCGCGGAATCTGGCGGGCCAGTTGTCGGTGCAGTCTTACCTGTTGCTGCCGATGGCATAGGGGTGTTATGGCCTTGGGAATGGGTGAAACCAAACTGCGTATCCTCGAGACCCTGCGCTCCAGGTCGAGTTGTGCGGGTTCGCTGGCCGAGTCGCTGGGCATCTCCAAGGTAGCGGTGCACCGGCACCTGGAAGACCTCGAGCGCGAGGGTCTGGTGCGGGCCCGCCTGGAGAAAAACGAGGGCCGGGGCCGCCCCAAGCAGGTTTACCAGGCCGTGGACGATCAAGCCCCCTACGCCCGCATGTGCGCCGATGTGCTCACCCACCTCAAGGAGCTTTTTGGCGAAGGGCTGGTGCTGGAGGTTCTCACCCGGCGCAACAACAAGCTGCTCGAGGAACTGGCCCCCCACCTGGAGGGGCTGAGCCTCGAGCAAAAAATCTACCGCCTGTCCGAATTTCTTACCGAACAAGGCTATCAGGCCCGTTTTTACTTTGAAAACGGGGCCTGGTATCTGGAGCAGGGTCGTTGCCCCAAGCTGGCCCTCTCGATGGAGCACGGTGAGTTCTGCCATACCGAACTCGAAATGTACAAGAAACTGCTGGGTGTTCCGGTGGTGCGCGAGAAGCGCATTGCTGCCGGAGACGATTGCTGCCGTTACCGCATTGATGCGCTGCCAGAATCAAGGTAGGAGCGAGGTGGGCTATGCCAGGCTTTTGTCGTTTTCCCCTTTCCCTCTTCCCCTGTGGGAGAGGGTGGCTACACCATCGGTTAGCTTGGCGCTCATTTTGCCGAACAGGACACTTCTAAGTACCTCCCGCCCATGTTTTTGGATAATGGCATGATCGAAAATCATTCGGGTATTG
The sequence above is drawn from the Meiothermus sp. CFH 77666 genome and encodes:
- a CDS encoding Mrp/NBP35 family ATP-binding protein; this translates as MSALTEVLVLEALKTVNDPELHKDLVSLGMVEKIVVDGARVAVKINLTTPACPLKEQIEGDVRSAIGKIGAAEIEVHFGAQVRAPQNLPLPGIKHIVAIASGKGGVGKSTVAANLAIALAQEGARVGLLDADIYGPSQAQMFGTQGSKLRVDEQKRMVPLERYGIKLISIANIVPPGQAMVWRGPILHGTIKQFLQEVAWGDLDYLIIDLPPGTGDVQLSLSQLTRLSGGLIVTTPQDVARIDAERAVDMFKRVQVNILGVIENMSYFEQNGQRTYIFGQGGGRKMAEQYKAAFLGEIPIALSVREGGDSGVPVVVGAPQSPEAEAFRQAARNLAGQLSVQSYLLLPMA
- a CDS encoding ArsR family transcriptional regulator, encoding MGETKLRILETLRSRSSCAGSLAESLGISKVAVHRHLEDLEREGLVRARLEKNEGRGRPKQVYQAVDDQAPYARMCADVLTHLKELFGEGLVLEVLTRRNNKLLEELAPHLEGLSLEQKIYRLSEFLTEQGYQARFYFENGAWYLEQGRCPKLALSMEHGEFCHTELEMYKKLLGVPVVREKRIAAGDDCCRYRIDALPESR